Proteins from a genomic interval of Actinoalloteichus hymeniacidonis:
- a CDS encoding aspartate carbamoyltransferase catalytic subunit translates to MRHLLSIADLDVADANMLLDTADELKKTLLGRQVRKLPTLRGRTVVTVFYENSTRTRVSFEIAGKWMSGDVINVSIGGSSVGKGESLRDTALTLASAGADCVIVRHPASGAAHRLASWLDQTGVAVVNAGDGTHEHPTQALLDAQTLRERLGELAGRRVAIVGDVLHSRVARSNVRLLTLLGAEVVLVAPPTLLPTGVGSWPVEVRHDLDSVLGGVDAVMMLRVQAERMHGGFFPSAREYAVHYGLNKRRLDLLPEHAPVLHPGPMLRGMEISSAAADSERSQVTEQVRNGVHLRMAVLYHLLAGEEAE, encoded by the coding sequence ATGAGACACCTGCTCTCGATCGCAGACCTCGACGTCGCCGACGCGAACATGCTGTTGGACACCGCCGACGAGCTGAAGAAGACGCTGCTCGGCAGGCAGGTGCGCAAGCTGCCCACCCTGCGCGGTCGCACGGTGGTCACCGTGTTCTACGAGAACTCCACCCGGACCAGGGTCTCCTTCGAGATCGCCGGGAAATGGATGAGCGGCGATGTGATCAATGTCTCCATCGGCGGTTCCTCGGTGGGCAAGGGCGAGTCGCTGCGCGACACCGCGCTCACCCTGGCCTCCGCAGGCGCGGACTGCGTGATCGTCCGGCACCCCGCCTCCGGGGCGGCGCATCGACTCGCGAGCTGGTTGGACCAGACCGGGGTCGCCGTGGTCAACGCGGGCGACGGCACCCACGAGCACCCCACCCAGGCACTACTGGACGCTCAGACCTTGCGCGAACGGTTGGGTGAACTCGCAGGCAGGCGGGTCGCGATCGTCGGTGACGTCCTGCACAGCCGCGTCGCCCGATCGAATGTGCGCCTTCTCACCCTTCTGGGGGCCGAGGTCGTGCTGGTCGCGCCGCCCACTCTGCTGCCCACCGGCGTCGGATCCTGGCCCGTCGAGGTACGGCACGATCTGGACTCGGTTCTCGGCGGGGTGGACGCGGTGATGATGCTGCGGGTGCAGGCCGAGCGGATGCACGGCGGTTTCTTCCCGTCGGCTCGCGAGTACGCCGTGCACTACGGCCTCAACAAACGACGGCTCGACCTGCTGCCCGAGCACGCACCGGTCCTGCACCCCGGTCCGATGCTGCGCGGTATGGAGATCAGCTCCGCCGCTGCGGACTCGGAGCGTTCACAGGTCACCGAACAGGTCCGAAACGGCGTTCACCTGCGAATGGCCGTGCTCTACCACCTGCTGGCCGGAGAGGAGGCCGAGTGA
- the pyrR gene encoding bifunctional pyr operon transcriptional regulator/uracil phosphoribosyltransferase PyrR, with product MAPRSARAGATSSQERELLVGADVARTIARMAHQLIEKTALDASDAPRVVLLGIPTRGAPLARRLAAKITEFTGVTIPTGTVDVTLYRDDLRRRPNRPLEPTSLPDGGLDDALVVLVDDVLFSGRTVRAALDALRDHGRPSAVQLAVLIDRGHRELPIRADYVGKNVPTARREEVLVRLAELDGADAVLLRRSESDVAAEDHTPEDAG from the coding sequence GTGGCGCCACGCTCAGCCCGAGCGGGTGCGACGAGTTCCCAGGAGCGCGAACTGCTCGTGGGGGCCGATGTCGCACGCACGATTGCCCGGATGGCCCATCAGCTCATCGAGAAGACGGCGCTCGACGCGTCGGATGCCCCACGAGTCGTCCTGCTCGGCATCCCGACCCGAGGTGCCCCGTTGGCCAGGAGGCTGGCCGCCAAGATCACCGAGTTCACCGGTGTGACGATCCCCACCGGCACCGTCGACGTGACTCTCTACCGCGATGACCTGCGACGTCGTCCCAACCGGCCGTTGGAACCGACGAGCCTGCCCGATGGTGGTCTCGACGACGCGCTGGTGGTTCTGGTGGACGACGTGCTGTTCTCCGGTCGGACGGTGCGGGCTGCCCTGGACGCCCTGCGGGACCACGGCCGTCCTTCGGCCGTGCAGCTCGCGGTGCTCATCGACCGAGGCCACCGTGAACTGCCGATCCGCGCGGACTACGTCGGCAAGAACGTGCCGACCGCCCGCCGCGAGGAGGTCCTGGTGCGGCTGGCGGAGCTCGACGGTGCCGACGCGGTACTGCTACGCAGGTCGGAGTCCGACGTCGCCGCCGAGGACCACACGCCAGAGGACGCCGGATGA
- the bldD gene encoding transcriptional regulator BldD, with protein MGDYAKALGAKLRAIRQQQGLSLHGVEQKSGGRWKAVVVGSYERGDRAVTVQKLAELADFYGVPVAELLPEGRVPSGAEPATKIVINLERLQQLPAEKVGPLARYAATIQSQRGDYNGKVLSIRTEDLRSLAIIYDMSPGELTEQLIDWGVLPPEARPAKEE; from the coding sequence ATGGGCGACTACGCCAAGGCGCTGGGCGCCAAGCTCCGCGCGATCCGCCAGCAACAAGGGCTGTCGCTGCATGGGGTCGAGCAGAAGTCAGGCGGCCGGTGGAAGGCCGTCGTCGTCGGTTCCTACGAACGCGGCGACCGGGCGGTCACCGTCCAGAAGCTCGCCGAACTGGCCGACTTCTACGGCGTGCCCGTGGCGGAACTGCTTCCGGAGGGCCGGGTGCCGTCCGGGGCGGAGCCCGCCACGAAGATCGTGATAAATCTGGAACGTCTGCAACAGCTGCCAGCGGAGAAGGTCGGTCCGTTGGCTCGCTACGCGGCCACCATCCAGAGCCAACGGGGCGACTACAACGGCAAGGTCCTCTCCATCAGAACCGAGGACCTGCGGTCGTTGGCGATCATCTATGACATGTCGCCGGGGGAACTGACCGAGCAGCTCATCGACTGGGGGGTCCTTCCTCCCGAGGCGCGACCCGCCAAGGAGGAGTGA
- the nusB gene encoding transcription antitermination factor NusB translates to MGSRSKARKRAVDLLYEADVRSVDPITLLSDRVGVPELPPVNDYTITLVEGVKEHRQRIDELLSEYAEGWTLARMPAVDRAVLRLGVYELLWSEEVDDKVVIDEAVELAKTLSTDNSPRFVNGILDRLARIADRLRAAS, encoded by the coding sequence ATGGGCTCACGCAGCAAGGCCCGCAAGCGCGCCGTCGACCTGCTCTACGAGGCCGACGTCCGTTCGGTGGACCCGATCACGCTGCTCTCCGATCGAGTGGGCGTGCCCGAGCTGCCCCCGGTGAACGACTACACGATCACCCTCGTGGAGGGCGTGAAGGAGCACCGGCAGCGGATCGACGAGCTCCTCTCGGAGTACGCCGAGGGCTGGACCCTGGCGCGGATGCCCGCGGTGGACCGGGCGGTGCTGCGACTGGGCGTCTACGAGCTGCTGTGGTCGGAGGAGGTGGACGACAAGGTCGTCATCGACGAGGCCGTCGAGCTGGCGAAGACTCTGTCGACCGACAACTCCCCGAGGTTCGTGAACGGCATTCTCGACCGGCTGGCCAGGATCGCCGATCGGTTGCGCGCGGCGAGTTGA
- the efp gene encoding elongation factor P — translation MASTNDLKNGLVLNLDGQLWTVVSFQHVKPGKGGAFVRSTLKNVLSGKVVDKTFNAGVKVETANVDKREMTYLYRDGTDFVFMDGETYEQLHIPTETVGDAAKYMLENQTAVVAVHESVALYVELPSSVELIVKHTDPGLQGDRSTGGTKPAELETGAEISVPLFLNTGDKVKVDTRDGRYLGRVNS, via the coding sequence GTGGCGAGCACCAACGACCTCAAGAACGGACTGGTCCTCAACCTCGACGGCCAGCTGTGGACCGTCGTGTCCTTCCAGCACGTCAAGCCCGGTAAGGGCGGCGCGTTCGTGCGAAGCACCCTGAAGAACGTGCTCTCCGGCAAGGTCGTGGACAAGACCTTCAACGCAGGCGTGAAGGTCGAGACGGCCAACGTCGACAAGCGCGAGATGACCTACCTCTACCGTGATGGCACCGACTTCGTGTTCATGGACGGCGAGACCTACGAGCAGCTGCACATCCCGACCGAGACCGTCGGCGATGCGGCCAAGTACATGCTGGAGAACCAGACGGCGGTCGTGGCCGTGCACGAGAGCGTCGCGCTGTACGTCGAGCTGCCCTCCTCGGTGGAGCTGATCGTCAAGCACACCGACCCCGGCCTGCAGGGCGACCGCTCCACCGGTGGAACCAAGCCCGCCGAGCTGGAGACGGGCGCGGAGATCAGCGTTCCCCTGTTCCTCAACACGGGCGACAAGGTCAAGGTCGACACCCGCGACGGCCGCTACCTGGGCCGCGTGAACTCGTAA
- a CDS encoding M24 family metallopeptidase produces the protein MPESHALRRVALRELLRDANLDALLVTDLLNVRYLTGFTGSNAALLVHGSDSAGAEDRTVFCTDGRYLTQAGEQVPDLNRVIERASAAALAAKAGAEAAAYRRTGFESQTVTVDGLGSLTSAAEGVELVRAPGLVEQLRLIKDDSEVEALRMACAAADRALAELLANDGLRVGRTEIDVARDLENRMRDNGASGPSFETIVASGANSAVPHHRPTAKALRAGDLVKIDFGALVDGYHSDMTRTMVLGSPADWQQELYELVRSSQAAGRAAVAVGAEVRAVDAAARGVIEAAGHGEHFLHGLGHGVGLEIHEAPSLSKAGAGRLIAGMAVTVEPGVYLSGQGGVRIEDTLVVRDGEPELLTLTTKELVVV, from the coding sequence ATGCCTGAATCACATGCCCTGCGTCGCGTCGCGCTGCGTGAACTGCTGCGCGACGCGAACCTGGACGCCCTGTTGGTGACCGACCTGCTCAACGTCCGCTATCTGACCGGCTTCACCGGGTCCAACGCGGCTCTGCTCGTGCACGGTTCCGACTCCGCAGGGGCCGAGGACCGTACTGTCTTCTGCACCGACGGGCGTTACCTGACGCAGGCGGGGGAGCAGGTGCCCGACCTGAACCGGGTGATCGAACGGGCCTCCGCCGCAGCGCTGGCCGCCAAGGCGGGCGCCGAGGCCGCCGCGTACCGACGCACCGGCTTCGAGAGCCAGACGGTGACCGTCGACGGGCTCGGCTCCCTCACCTCCGCCGCCGAGGGCGTCGAACTGGTGCGTGCGCCCGGCCTGGTGGAGCAGCTGAGGTTGATCAAGGACGACTCCGAGGTCGAGGCGCTCCGGATGGCGTGCGCCGCCGCAGACCGGGCGCTGGCCGAGCTGTTGGCCAACGACGGCCTGCGAGTAGGCCGGACCGAGATCGACGTCGCGCGCGATCTGGAGAACCGGATGCGCGACAACGGGGCCTCCGGGCCGTCCTTCGAGACGATCGTGGCCTCGGGTGCGAACTCGGCGGTGCCGCACCACCGGCCGACCGCGAAGGCGTTGCGCGCGGGTGACCTCGTCAAGATCGACTTCGGTGCGCTGGTCGACGGCTACCACTCGGATATGACCCGCACGATGGTGCTCGGGTCACCCGCCGACTGGCAGCAGGAGCTGTACGAGCTGGTCAGGAGCTCTCAGGCCGCCGGACGCGCTGCGGTGGCAGTCGGCGCCGAGGTGCGCGCGGTGGATGCGGCGGCGCGAGGGGTGATCGAGGCCGCCGGTCATGGCGAGCACTTCCTGCATGGCCTCGGCCACGGGGTCGGCCTGGAGATTCACGAGGCTCCGAGCCTGTCCAAGGCCGGTGCCGGTAGACTGATCGCCGGTATGGCCGTCACCGTGGAGCCCGGTGTGTACCTGTCCGGGCAGGGTGGCGTCCGCATCGAGGACACCCTCGTCGTTCGAGACGGCGAGCCGGAACTCCTCACCTTGACCACGAAAGAACTCGTGGTCGTCTGA
- a CDS encoding glycoside hydrolase family 6 protein, whose translation MTSRIGAGIATIAVLVAAIGGAVVAPTASADAPLDDTFYVNPETNAARWVAANPDDSRAALIGERIATVAQPQWFTQHNPDEVAAQVDAYVGAAADAAGIPIMVVYNIPNRDCSNHSGGGAPDHDSYRTWVDQVAAGLADRPATIVLEPDVLSLMDSCMSEAEQAQVSDSIAYAVSALTAGSAQADVYLDAGHSGWHPPQETAARLVRAGIADGAAGIATNVSNYRWTDDETNYAKAVLDATGVPGLGAVIDTSRNGNGPAGDEWCDPAGRAIGTPSTSATGDAAIDAYLWIKLPGEADGCAGSAGEFVPQLAYDLAAASTR comes from the coding sequence ATGACCAGCAGAATCGGCGCGGGTATCGCCACGATCGCCGTCCTGGTCGCAGCCATCGGTGGCGCCGTCGTCGCACCAACGGCATCGGCCGACGCCCCGCTCGACGACACGTTCTACGTCAACCCGGAGACCAATGCCGCACGCTGGGTGGCGGCCAATCCGGACGACTCGCGAGCAGCGCTGATCGGCGAGCGCATCGCCACCGTCGCACAGCCGCAGTGGTTCACCCAGCACAACCCGGACGAGGTCGCGGCGCAGGTCGACGCATACGTCGGCGCCGCAGCCGATGCCGCAGGCATCCCGATCATGGTCGTCTACAACATCCCGAACCGGGACTGCAGCAACCACAGCGGCGGCGGGGCACCCGACCACGATTCCTATCGAACCTGGGTCGACCAGGTCGCGGCAGGACTCGCCGATCGACCTGCGACGATCGTGCTCGAACCGGACGTGTTGTCGCTGATGGACTCCTGCATGTCCGAGGCGGAACAAGCCCAGGTGAGCGATTCGATCGCCTACGCAGTCTCCGCCCTCACCGCAGGCTCGGCGCAGGCCGACGTATATCTCGATGCAGGCCACTCCGGCTGGCACCCGCCCCAGGAGACGGCGGCGAGACTGGTTAGAGCAGGCATCGCGGACGGCGCTGCGGGCATCGCCACGAACGTCTCGAACTACCGCTGGACGGACGACGAGACGAACTACGCCAAGGCGGTCCTCGACGCGACCGGCGTGCCGGGACTCGGCGCGGTGATCGATACCAGTCGCAACGGCAACGGACCGGCGGGCGACGAATGGTGCGACCCGGCGGGACGCGCGATCGGAACCCCGAGCACCTCGGCCACCGGGGACGCGGCCATCGACGCCTACCTGTGGATCAAGCTGCCCGGCGAGGCCGACGGCTGCGCGGGAAGCGCGGGCGAGTTCGTTCCGCAACTCGCCTACGACCTGGCGGCCGCGAGCACCCGGTGA